A section of the Hirschia baltica ATCC 49814 genome encodes:
- the metF gene encoding methylenetetrahydrofolate reductase [NAD(P)H], whose product MSNLNISFEFFPPKSDAVENRLWDSVHRLSPLQPKFVSVTYGAGGSTRERTLDVVGKIAADTSHSIKAAGHITCVAASKAEVNEVLQSYWERGVTSIVALRGDPAEGIGAKYTPHEDGYAYASDLIQGAREIADFDISVGCYPESHPEARSLQDELTNLKRKFDAGADRAITQFFFEPETFLRFRDKAEAAGMDKPIVPGIMLQSNFKGLARMAEMCGAYLPPKYAELYEGLDDDLETRDLVTAHLTAELCNKLVDEGVKDFHFYTMNRAGLSLATCRLLGVKPSKGISA is encoded by the coding sequence GTGAGCAATCTCAATATATCTTTTGAATTTTTTCCGCCAAAATCAGATGCGGTTGAAAACCGGTTATGGGATTCTGTTCATCGGCTTTCGCCCTTACAGCCTAAATTTGTATCGGTGACATATGGCGCTGGTGGTTCTACCCGTGAGCGGACACTAGATGTCGTTGGCAAAATCGCTGCTGACACGTCTCACTCCATCAAAGCAGCAGGCCATATTACTTGTGTGGCAGCCAGCAAGGCTGAAGTGAATGAAGTTCTGCAAAGCTATTGGGAGCGCGGTGTTACGAGTATCGTCGCATTGCGAGGAGATCCTGCTGAAGGCATTGGTGCCAAATATACCCCTCATGAAGATGGTTATGCTTATGCATCTGATCTCATTCAAGGCGCTAGAGAAATTGCAGATTTTGATATTTCCGTCGGTTGCTATCCTGAGTCTCACCCTGAAGCGCGCAGTTTGCAGGACGAGCTGACCAATCTTAAACGCAAGTTTGATGCGGGCGCTGACCGTGCGATCACGCAATTTTTCTTCGAACCAGAAACATTTTTGCGTTTTCGGGATAAAGCAGAAGCTGCTGGTATGGATAAGCCAATTGTGCCGGGCATTATGTTGCAATCCAACTTTAAGGGTTTGGCGCGTATGGCTGAAATGTGCGGTGCCTATTTGCCGCCCAAATATGCCGAACTATATGAAGGGTTAGACGATGATCTTGAAACAAGAGATTTGGTGACCGCTCATTTGACGGCCGAACTTTGCAATAAGTTGGTTGATGAAGGCGTTAAAGATTTCCATTTTTACACCATGAATAGGGCGGGACTGTCTTTGGCGACATGTCGTCTATTAGGTGTGAAGCCAAGCAAGGGCATAAGCGCATGA
- a CDS encoding response regulator, producing the protein MQVFKCLLLEDSATQAKIMSSILKQAGCECMVALSVREYKGKPELFDAKFDLVLIDINYGGISGLELIGDVKKRWPKAVVGVMTADSTDNYSGLVEARERGVKLVLRKPFGLEEARSAVSDVASILAGGGVRLHAVVIDDSKTCGKVAAGVLRPNDYRVTVFDNAQDAIGRLSYDHVDVVITDLFMPGTNGHEVIKLVRDVWPHVAIVAMTGGTEGSDIAGRELKTAKSHGANALLYKPYGAEEMLAAVRHALEAQKEIYGEKVTPLPGGLQPKVDNRNKVYLDI; encoded by the coding sequence ATGCAAGTATTCAAGTGCTTATTGTTAGAAGATAGTGCTACACAAGCTAAAATTATGTCTTCTATTCTGAAGCAGGCCGGCTGTGAATGTATGGTCGCTTTATCTGTACGTGAGTACAAAGGGAAGCCGGAATTATTCGACGCTAAATTTGATCTTGTTCTGATTGATATTAATTATGGCGGTATATCTGGCCTTGAATTAATTGGTGATGTGAAGAAGCGTTGGCCCAAAGCTGTTGTGGGTGTGATGACAGCGGATTCAACAGATAATTATAGTGGTTTGGTTGAGGCACGTGAAAGAGGCGTTAAGCTTGTTTTGCGCAAGCCGTTTGGTCTTGAAGAAGCGCGTTCAGCTGTTTCCGATGTCGCATCAATTTTGGCCGGCGGAGGGGTGCGGCTTCACGCTGTCGTGATTGATGATAGTAAAACATGCGGGAAAGTCGCGGCAGGCGTTTTACGTCCCAATGATTATCGTGTGACTGTTTTTGATAACGCTCAAGATGCAATAGGTCGATTAAGTTATGATCACGTAGATGTGGTCATTACGGATCTCTTTATGCCGGGCACTAATGGACATGAAGTTATCAAGCTTGTCCGAGATGTGTGGCCCCATGTTGCGATAGTTGCCATGACAGGCGGTACAGAGGGGTCTGATATCGCCGGACGCGAGTTGAAAACAGCTAAGAGTCATGGTGCAAATGCATTGCTGTACAAGCCGTATGGTGCTGAAGAAATGCTAGCTGCAGTGCGCCATGCATTGGAAGCTCAAAAAGAGATTTATGGTGAGAAAGTTACACCGCTCCCAGGTGGCTTACAGCCAAAAGTAGACAACCGTAACAAGGTGTATTTAGATATCTAA
- a CDS encoding cation:proton antiporter domain-containing protein, with the protein MQHAGQEILIKDAIVFLFAAGLVIPALRYCRIPSVLGFILAGIALGPIGLGSLTHQWPFLSYLTMSDPAAAAPFAELGVLFLLFLLGLELSFKKLWEMRRLVFGAGGLQASISAVLIGIVAYMIGLTAPAAALIGLALALSSTAIVMQLLIDDHRATSPAGRTGLSVLLFQDILVAPILILAGFLSRDATPALSGAILQAAFNGFAALVAILFIGHFLLRPLFRLAATTGGRDFMIATTLLTVVGAAVITASAGLSLALGAFLAGLMLGETEFKHQTEVDLEPFKSLLLGLFFMTVGMGLDLPTMFKYWPIVILGLILLLVIKLAVAIIACRIFTGKMSTALEAAFLLAPAGEFAFVVLAAGSEGGVVTPKEAALITAIAGLSMMITPLMSKIGQILAKRFDVEGEESAEGINNYSDLEGHVIIAGFGRVGQTVARILEAEQTSFVALESRPKRVNIMRKEGWRVYLGDAARKEILEKAGIQGAAMAVLTLDDAGSVEAIVRTMRTIRPQMPIIVRANDAIHARELYAAGADFVVPETIEAGLQMASRTLQEFGYDSETSRGIIAHERDREYKLATQDAKANSS; encoded by the coding sequence ATGCAACATGCCGGTCAGGAAATCTTGATTAAAGATGCGATCGTTTTCCTTTTCGCTGCTGGTCTTGTTATTCCTGCATTACGCTATTGTCGCATCCCCTCAGTTCTAGGTTTCATTCTAGCCGGAATTGCACTTGGGCCAATCGGGCTTGGTTCCCTCACACACCAATGGCCCTTTCTCAGCTATTTAACGATGAGCGATCCGGCAGCGGCAGCACCCTTTGCCGAATTGGGCGTCCTATTCTTGCTGTTCCTGCTCGGGCTTGAACTTTCATTTAAAAAGCTCTGGGAAATGAGAAGACTTGTCTTTGGAGCCGGTGGCTTGCAGGCAAGTATCAGCGCTGTCCTGATAGGCATTGTCGCCTATATGATCGGCCTGACAGCGCCTGCCGCCGCGCTTATCGGTCTTGCACTGGCATTATCATCCACTGCAATCGTGATGCAGCTTTTGATAGATGATCACCGCGCAACATCTCCAGCCGGCAGAACAGGACTAAGTGTCTTATTATTCCAAGACATTTTGGTTGCACCCATTCTTATTCTTGCAGGCTTTTTATCAAGAGATGCAACGCCCGCCCTTTCAGGAGCCATTCTTCAGGCCGCCTTTAACGGATTTGCCGCTCTGGTCGCCATTCTATTCATAGGGCACTTTCTGCTTCGCCCTCTTTTCCGACTTGCAGCAACAACAGGTGGCCGTGACTTTATGATCGCGACAACCTTGTTAACCGTGGTCGGAGCTGCCGTTATTACCGCAAGCGCTGGTTTATCTTTGGCGTTAGGCGCTTTTCTCGCAGGCTTAATGCTTGGTGAGACCGAATTTAAACACCAAACTGAAGTCGATCTAGAACCATTTAAAAGCCTTCTACTAGGCCTATTCTTTATGACTGTCGGTATGGGCCTAGACCTTCCAACAATGTTTAAATATTGGCCTATTGTCATTCTAGGGTTGATCTTGCTTCTTGTTATAAAGCTGGCCGTTGCTATCATTGCCTGTCGAATATTTACTGGCAAAATGTCGACTGCATTGGAGGCTGCTTTCCTTCTAGCACCAGCGGGCGAATTTGCATTTGTGGTACTGGCCGCAGGCAGCGAAGGCGGTGTCGTCACCCCCAAGGAAGCCGCATTAATTACTGCTATTGCCGGCCTATCCATGATGATCACACCCCTTATGTCTAAAATTGGCCAGATATTAGCAAAACGCTTTGATGTTGAAGGCGAAGAATCCGCAGAAGGCATAAACAATTACTCAGACCTTGAAGGTCATGTCATTATTGCCGGATTTGGCCGCGTAGGTCAGACAGTTGCGCGCATTCTGGAAGCAGAACAAACAAGCTTTGTTGCATTGGAAAGCCGACCTAAACGCGTCAACATCATGCGCAAAGAAGGTTGGCGAGTTTATCTTGGAGACGCGGCCCGCAAAGAAATTCTGGAAAAAGCCGGTATTCAAGGCGCTGCAATGGCTGTGCTCACCCTTGATGATGCAGGTTCAGTGGAAGCCATTGTCAGAACAATGCGCACCATTCGTCCACAAATGCCCATTATCGTTCGCGCAAATGACGCCATACATGCTCGTGAATTATATGCGGCAGGCGCTGATTTCGTCGTACCCGAGACAATCGAAGCCGGCCTTCAAATGGCGTCACGCACGCTACAAGAATTTGGATATGATAGCGAAACAAGTCGCGGCATCATCGCGCATGAACGCGACAGGGAATACAAACTCGCAACACAAGATGCAAAGGCAAATTCTTCATGA
- a CDS encoding homocysteine S-methyltransferase family protein: MNREQRLEKITKIANERVLILDGAMGTELQTFKLTEEDFRGAQFKDVDRFLKGNNDLLNLTKPDVVKEVHRRYFNAGADIAETNTFSATTIAQADYALESLAAEIAREGAKIAREVADEFETEDAPKAVWSAIGPTNKTLSLSPDVNDPGFREVTFEHVAKAYQEQIAAMAEFSDVFLIETVFDTLNAKAAIKAVKDWEFESGESRPIVLSGTITDASGRTLSGQTTEAFWYSVRHAKPWAIGLNCALGADLMRQYVVALSRVADTRVLAYPNAGLPNEFGEYDVTPDEQAVHLKAWAQDGIVNVLGGCCGTTPAHIEAIAKAVKSSAPRKIPSIDPAMRLSGLEPFVLA; the protein is encoded by the coding sequence ATGAATCGCGAACAAAGATTAGAAAAAATCACCAAAATTGCGAATGAGCGTGTGCTTATTCTCGATGGAGCAATGGGAACAGAGCTTCAGACATTTAAGCTGACTGAAGAAGATTTTCGTGGTGCGCAGTTTAAAGATGTGGATCGCTTCCTCAAAGGAAATAATGATCTACTGAATTTAACAAAACCTGACGTGGTGAAAGAAGTGCATCGCCGTTATTTTAATGCTGGTGCGGATATAGCGGAAACCAACACATTTTCAGCTACCACAATTGCGCAAGCTGATTACGCATTGGAATCCCTTGCTGCAGAAATTGCGCGTGAAGGTGCGAAAATTGCGCGTGAAGTTGCAGATGAATTTGAAACTGAAGATGCGCCCAAAGCTGTCTGGTCTGCGATTGGGCCGACAAACAAAACCTTGTCACTTTCTCCCGATGTGAATGACCCAGGATTTCGTGAAGTCACGTTTGAACATGTTGCTAAAGCGTATCAGGAACAGATCGCCGCAATGGCTGAGTTTTCAGATGTGTTTTTGATTGAAACGGTGTTTGATACCCTCAATGCAAAAGCTGCTATCAAAGCGGTGAAAGATTGGGAATTTGAGTCTGGTGAGAGCCGTCCGATTGTGTTGTCAGGCACGATCACAGATGCCTCAGGACGAACATTATCGGGACAGACAACGGAAGCATTCTGGTATTCTGTGCGTCATGCAAAACCGTGGGCGATTGGATTAAATTGTGCCTTGGGTGCTGATCTCATGCGTCAGTATGTGGTCGCGCTGTCTAGGGTCGCTGATACACGCGTGTTGGCTTATCCAAATGCTGGTTTACCCAATGAATTCGGGGAGTATGATGTGACACCGGACGAGCAAGCTGTACACCTAAAAGCTTGGGCGCAAGATGGTATCGTCAATGTTCTTGGCGGATGTTGCGGGACAACGCCTGCACACATTGAAGCAATTGCAAAAGCCGTAAAATCGAGCGCGCCGCGAAAAATACCAAGTATTGATCCGGCTATGCGTTTGTCTGGACTTGAGCCGTTTGTTTTGGCCTAG
- a CDS encoding ArsR/SmtB family transcription factor yields MDKIYIDNMVDCLRAAGETTRARVLALLSRGELSVGELAQVLGQSQPRLSRHMKFLTSAGLVERMPEGAWVFYKLPRKGVGRDLVDSILKLIDLEGDGLQRDFVRLEEIRAARQKEAGEFFERSAKEWDAIRALHYPEADIEAAVLDEIGQGPFEHIIDMGTGTGRMLSLIAPFAKSADGIDLSHQMLTIARSNLSDEKFSHVDVRHGDATQTAFNNNSADLVIIHQVLHFLDEPERAIQEASRLLMPNGLLLVVDFAPHDLEYLRRDQAHRHLGFSDDYFADWCEGAGLIVGPTRRFDAPTTTLKQEQAGIAVNIWTANKSTSPIVPIMPTEHLDSKELNA; encoded by the coding sequence ATGGATAAAATATACATAGATAATATGGTGGATTGCCTTAGGGCTGCAGGTGAAACCACACGCGCGCGCGTGTTGGCACTGCTTAGCCGTGGGGAATTGTCGGTTGGAGAACTTGCACAAGTTCTCGGGCAGAGCCAGCCCCGTTTGTCGCGCCACATGAAATTTTTGACTTCCGCAGGTCTTGTCGAACGTATGCCGGAAGGAGCTTGGGTATTTTATAAATTGCCTCGCAAAGGTGTAGGGCGAGATCTCGTTGATTCCATATTGAAGCTTATTGATCTAGAAGGTGACGGACTACAAAGAGATTTTGTGCGTCTTGAAGAAATTCGTGCGGCTCGTCAAAAAGAGGCCGGTGAATTCTTTGAACGTTCTGCCAAAGAATGGGACGCTATTCGCGCATTGCATTATCCAGAAGCGGATATTGAAGCAGCCGTGTTAGACGAGATTGGCCAAGGACCTTTTGAGCACATCATTGATATGGGCACAGGTACGGGACGTATGCTGTCGTTGATTGCGCCATTTGCGAAGTCTGCTGATGGTATAGATTTGTCTCATCAAATGTTGACCATAGCGCGCTCAAATTTATCAGATGAGAAATTTTCTCATGTCGATGTCCGGCATGGAGATGCAACGCAAACCGCGTTTAATAATAATAGTGCGGACCTCGTCATTATTCACCAAGTTCTGCATTTTCTTGATGAGCCAGAAAGGGCGATTCAAGAAGCAAGTCGATTACTAATGCCGAATGGATTGTTGTTAGTCGTCGATTTTGCACCACATGATTTGGAGTATTTGCGACGAGATCAGGCGCATCGTCATTTAGGTTTCTCTGACGATTATTTCGCAGATTGGTGCGAAGGGGCTGGATTGATTGTTGGTCCTACGCGACGATTTGATGCTCCGACTACGACATTGAAACAAGAACAAGCAGGAATTGCGGTCAATATTTGGACTGCAAATAAATCAACATCACCAATCGTTCCAATTATGCCTACTGAACATTTGGACTCTAAGGAATTAAACGCGTGA
- a CDS encoding glutathione S-transferase family protein, translated as MKLIYSNTSPYARKVHIAILEKQLEGDFTFQEVDTQQDAEIVRAINPLGKVPALITVEGEVVFDSPVICEFIDTLSGVVELIPQIKNARFVVLRNQALADGLMDAVVAMVAFEKHSGEALPKVLVNRNIDTIHRALNAMENQIPALGEAFDLGQISFMSAIGYIELRLPKLRWREMRPKLSAWFDERSTRPSFKSTMPNR; from the coding sequence ATGAAACTTATTTATTCAAATACGTCTCCTTATGCCCGCAAAGTCCACATTGCGATCCTAGAAAAACAGCTGGAAGGTGATTTTACATTTCAAGAAGTCGACACTCAGCAAGATGCGGAGATTGTGAGAGCTATTAATCCTCTAGGAAAGGTGCCGGCACTGATTACCGTCGAGGGAGAGGTGGTTTTTGACAGTCCTGTCATTTGTGAATTCATTGATACGCTGAGCGGAGTGGTTGAGCTAATTCCGCAGATTAAAAATGCGCGTTTTGTGGTTTTGAGAAATCAGGCGTTAGCAGATGGCTTGATGGATGCTGTTGTGGCGATGGTTGCATTTGAAAAGCATTCTGGAGAGGCTTTGCCTAAGGTGTTGGTCAATAGAAACATCGACACTATTCATCGTGCATTGAATGCAATGGAAAATCAGATTCCAGCTTTGGGTGAAGCTTTTGATCTGGGACAAATTTCATTTATGTCTGCTATTGGATATATTGAATTGCGTTTACCCAAATTGCGGTGGCGTGAGATGAGACCTAAATTGTCGGCATGGTTTGATGAACGAAGTACGCGACCTAGCTTTAAGTCGACTATGCCTAATAGATAG
- a CDS encoding MlaC/ttg2D family ABC transporter substrate-binding protein produces MHILKKITTIALATTMFVGAAWADANSEAFVEENANAVLHTLNQPELTEADRTAQFNLYMNTFADMDKVARFAVGRYGRQFSDAEFKAYSDAFITYALAVYEVQLDRFRGEEIEVVGSVDLRPGDSVVKTRILATNDNKKFNVEWRVLKDKDSANYQVLDVALNIEGSQIWLAQEQRAQFVSLLDRSNGNAEVLIERINSMTEKLKNEKELAKNQLKLTGDES; encoded by the coding sequence ATGCATATACTAAAAAAGATCACTACGATCGCACTCGCCACGACTATGTTCGTTGGTGCAGCGTGGGCTGACGCAAACTCCGAAGCCTTTGTTGAAGAAAATGCGAACGCTGTTCTTCACACACTCAACCAACCAGAATTGACTGAGGCCGATCGCACAGCTCAATTCAACCTCTATATGAATACATTTGCGGACATGGACAAAGTCGCCCGTTTTGCTGTTGGCCGCTATGGTCGTCAGTTTTCGGATGCTGAATTCAAGGCCTATTCTGATGCCTTCATTACATATGCACTCGCTGTATACGAAGTTCAGCTCGACCGTTTCCGTGGTGAAGAAATTGAAGTAGTAGGCTCTGTCGATCTTCGCCCAGGTGATTCAGTTGTTAAAACACGTATATTGGCAACAAATGACAATAAAAAATTCAATGTCGAATGGCGTGTACTGAAAGATAAAGATTCAGCGAACTATCAAGTCCTAGACGTTGCTCTCAATATCGAAGGCAGCCAAATCTGGCTTGCCCAAGAACAAAGAGCGCAATTTGTGTCTTTGCTGGATAGATCCAACGGAAACGCGGAAGTCCTCATCGAGCGTATCAATTCGATGACCGAAAAACTGAAAAATGAAAAAGAATTGGCTAAGAACCAGCTAAAGCTGACGGGTGATGAAAGCTAA
- a CDS encoding MlaA family lipoprotein — MNKYVCVSALAFIGITGCASADGNLSSDANDPFEGFNRKMFEVNNTLDKAILEPAAKGYRAITTEDIREGVSNALSNLREPVTFANEILQGDLVAAGETAGRFAMNSTLGVAGFVDVTGSFGVKRTKEDFGQTLGKWGVSGGPYLVLPVLGSTNPRDLFGKGVDSALQPLNYAQFEGDSEFRIAKSVIGTVSAREAFIETIDELKEQQADPYTAVRRIYDQTRDAAIRNGQENPNAYEDLPSYDEY; from the coding sequence ATGAATAAATATGTATGCGTTTCAGCCTTAGCGTTCATTGGAATAACAGGCTGTGCATCTGCGGATGGCAATTTATCATCAGACGCAAATGACCCATTCGAGGGCTTTAACCGTAAAATGTTTGAAGTCAACAATACGTTAGACAAAGCTATTCTGGAACCGGCTGCCAAGGGATATCGGGCAATCACAACAGAAGATATTCGCGAAGGTGTCTCGAACGCACTGTCTAATCTACGAGAACCTGTCACATTCGCCAACGAAATTCTACAAGGCGACCTCGTCGCAGCCGGCGAAACAGCGGGTCGTTTTGCCATGAACTCTACATTGGGCGTCGCAGGCTTTGTAGATGTCACAGGAAGCTTTGGCGTCAAACGTACAAAAGAAGATTTTGGTCAAACTTTGGGTAAATGGGGCGTTTCAGGCGGCCCCTACCTTGTATTGCCGGTCTTAGGGTCTACCAACCCTAGAGATTTGTTTGGAAAAGGCGTTGATAGCGCATTGCAACCTCTCAATTATGCACAATTTGAGGGTGATTCAGAATTTAGAATAGCCAAGTCGGTCATTGGTACAGTGTCAGCACGAGAAGCTTTCATAGAAACTATTGATGAGCTGAAAGAACAACAAGCCGATCCATATACTGCTGTAAGGCGAATTTATGACCAAACTAGGGATGCTGCGATAAGAAATGGGCAAGAAAACCCCAATGCATACGAAGATTTGCCTAGTTATGATGAATATTAA